attctgctccggatgccccccctgtcttctttattagctctattagcagggggggcttcttcttccgctctccgggggtcttccgctctccgggggtcttccactctccgggggtcttctccgctctccggggggggcttctccggactccggggggcttcttccatcttctcccctcttccgctgttgactcggcgaaccccggttcttctgcagatgtccggttccttcttcttcagcgctggctgcctgctatgtttgtgtgttagctcgatttcaaacaggcagccgacgcggtcttctgtgacgtcagggtcttctgttcttctcccctcttccgatgttgactcgtcgcctgttgtcgctgtaatgatggaagcgcaccttgcatcccatttatataggcatcaccgtcccatcatgctccggcaggtacccacgtggtgggtgcacgtgggtaggcacccaccacgtgggtacctgccggagcatgatgggacggtgatgcctatataaatgggatgcaaggcgcgcttccatcattacagcgacaacaggcgacgaggcaacatcggaagaggggagaagaacagaagagaagaaggtgacatcacagaagaccgcgccggctgcctgtttgaaatcgagctaacacacaaagatagcaggcagccagcgctgaagaagaaggcaccggacatctgcagaagaaccggggttcgccgagtcaacagcggaagaggggagaagatggaagaagccccccggagtccggagaagccccccccggagagcggagaagacccccggagagtggaagacccccggagagcggaagacccccggagagcggaagaagaagccccccctgctaatagagctaataaagaagacagggggggcatccggagcagaataataaattattttaaaaacccttgtgttgtgtgtttactaactaactttttgcctacaggtgaatggataggggtacgatgtaccccatatccattcacttagggtggggggccggtatctgggggcccccttatttgaggggactcccagattccgataagcccccgcccgcagaccccgacaaccaatggcaagggttgtcgggaaggggccctgtcctcatcaacatggggacagggtgctctgaggtgggggggggccgtagtgcgcccccctgccccagagcacccaacccccccatgttgagggcatgcggcctggcacggctcaggaggggggggggcgctcgctcgtccccactcccttcctgaccggccgggtagcgtgctttggatacgggtctggtatggattgtagggggaccccctacgtcgatttttcggcgtagggggggtccccttacaacccataccagacctaagggcctggcatgctcctgggggggaacccatgccggttttgtctttacaaattgccgtggagttctccctcgggaatgcataccaaatgccgtcgctggaatgggcttttacatggtgtgactagtttacactttgtaacatcagccctagttttacacttgcaaaataacacttacggcgaaaaaacgaagctggaaagctttgtggatcgccttaagtgctaatttgcatactagcaacggcatttcgacttgaaatgcccccagcggcggatgcggtactgcatcctaagattcggcagtgtaattcaattacacatgcctgatcttctgcctaactttggaaaaagccttttgaggatcgtttccaaagttagacacagactgaacagcagttaagtctgcgtatctcttttgaggatctggccctatgtttagaATTTTTTGATTTCATGGAGAAACTTTTTTGGAGGTAGTCATTCTATTTAAGTCATGTACTACACTGTAAGGGATCTCCCTcctatttttttgctgtacatttcAAGTCACCCCAAGGGTCTCCAACCAGTGTCCTTATCCTGAACTCCTCAGACCACCCCAGACAACCCCATAGTGTGACTAGGCCCAAAATGCAGGTTTATTTCTAACAtggcttaaggctccattcacacctatgcatgttgcttttgagcatttttgcaatgctttttgcggtgcttgctgcattttttgacgtgcgtttttaccgcgatttgcatttaattttaatttttttacatttcctttaacaaccagctataaacaggtaaaaaaaaaaaaaattgcggcaaaatcgcggcacttgcgttttggattcgggtccattgaattctattgcatgcaaaacgctgctttttgcaggaaaaaaagtccctgaccctttccaaaaacgcagaggcacaaaaaagcattgatgtgaacatgttccataggaaaccatgttaaaaaaattccctgcatttctgcaaaatgaaatgcatcaaaaaaagcattagtgtgaatggaaccTTATGCAGCCCAAAAAACTGAAAATAGATCCTGATGAGTAccagctaaacaaaaaaaatcacagtaaacCAGCCTTATcccttttagcctaggttcacactgctgcgaattcaaaatcgcggtaaaatgcacgattttaccgcgatttcgcggctgcgattttggcgcgattttgccgcaatttaatgtaaatcgcggcccgaaatcgcaaaaagtagtacaggaactactttttgaaatcgcctgaggctgggttcacactactacactactttgatcctactttgctctgctacattggtcctacatttatcctacattggtcctacatccatcctactttcatgaacaggatactactttggtccgacttcaatgatattcaatgggctgaagtaggatcaatgtaggaccaaaagtagtacacggagcattttcaaagtcggaccggcttgtgtaggaccagttaagacagctctcatagggaaacattgattttcacacgtcatgctacatgaggctcccaatgtaggaccgtttgtcggacaagtgtgaacccagcctgaggctgggttcacactactacactactttcatcttactttgctctgctacattgggccagatccacaaaaacctggcgtaacttaaaaaatcccatttaagttacactgccttaaagtttctacctaagtgcctgatccacaaagcacttatctagaaatttcaggctgtgtaactaaaattccgccggcgcaaggcgttcctattcaaatggggcgagtcccatttaaatgaggcgcgctcccgcgccggccgtactgcgcatgcgcgaagttacgttacgccgagttttgaggatcgcgacggcttaaaaaagttgcgtcgggggaaaaaaaaataaaaattacagcgtcgctcggcatgcattcctgagagggagaactccatgccaattttcaaagaaaaaaccggcatgggttcccccccaggagcataccaggcccttaggtctggtatgggttgtaaggggaccccccctatgccgaaaaatcgacgtagggggtccccctacaatccataccagacccgtatccaaagcacgctacccggccggtcaggaatgggagtggggacgagcgagcgtccccccccctcctgagccgtgccaggccgcatgccctcaacatgggggggttgggtgctctggggcaggggggcgcactacgggcccccccaccccagagcaccctgtccccatgttgatgaggacaggacctcttcccgacaacccttgccattggttgtcggggtctgcgggcggaggcttatcggaatctgggagtcccctttaataagggggcccccagataccggccccccaccctaagtgaatggatatggggtacatcgtacccctatccattcacctgtaggcaaaaagtaaaagttaataaacacacaacacaaggctttttaaaatattttattattctgctccggatgccccccctgtcttcgttattagctcaattaccagggggggcttcttcttccgctctccgggggtcttccactctccgggggtcttctccggactccgggggggcttctccggactccggggggggcttctccggactccggggggcttcttccatcttctcccctcttccgctgttgactcggcgaaccccggttcttctgcagatgtccggtgccttcttcttcagcgctggctgcctgctatgtttgtgtgttagctcaatttctaacaggcagccagcgcggtcttctgtggcgtcagggtcttctcttcctttcttccgatgttgcctcgtcgcctgttgtcgctgtaatgatggaagcgcgccttgcatcccatttatataggcatcaccgtcccatcatgctccggtaggtacccacgtggtgggtacacgtgggtaggcacccaccacgtgggtacctgccggagcatgatcggacggtgatgcctatataaatgggatgcaaggcgcgcttccatcattgcagcgacaagaggcgacgaggcaacatcggaagaaaggaagagaagaccctgacgccacagaagaccgcgctggctgcctgttagaaattgagctaacacacaaacatagcaggcagccagcgctgaagaagaaggcaccggacatctgcagaagaaccggggttcgccgggtcaacagcggaagaggggagaagatggaagaagccccccggagtccggagaagccccccccggagtccggagaagccccccccggagagcggagaagacccccggagagtggaagacccccggagagcggaagaagaagccccccctggtaattgagctaataacgaagacagggggggcatccggagcagaataataaaatattttaaaaagccttgtgttgtgtgtttattaacttttactttttgcctccaggtgaatggataggggtacgatgtaccccatatccattcacttagggtggggggccggtatctgggggcccccttatttgaggggactcccagattccgataagcccccgcccgcagaccccgacaaccaatggcaagggttgtcgggaagaggtcctgtcctcatcaacatggggacagggtgctctgaggtgggggggcccgtagtgcgcccccctgccccagagcacccaacccccccatgttgagggcatgcggcctggcacggctcaggagggggggggcgctcgctcgtccccactcccattcctgaccggccgggtagcgtgctttggatacgggtctggtatggattgtagggggaccccctacgtcgattttttcggcgtagggggggtccccttacaacccataccagacctaagggcctggtatgctcctgggggggaacccatgccggttttgtttttacaaattgccgtggagttctccctcgggaaagcataccaaatgccgtcgctggaatgggcttttacatggtgtgactagtttacactttgtagaaccagccctaattttacacttgcaaaataacacttacggcgcaaaaaggaagctggaaagctttgtggatcgccttaagtgctaatttgcatactagaaacggcatttcgactcgaaatgcccccagcggcggatgcggtactgcatcctaagattcggcagtgtaattcaattacacatgcctgatcttctgcctaactttggaaaaagccttttgaggatcgtttccaaagttacacacagactgaacagcagttaagtcggagtatctcttttgtggatctggcccataggtcctacatttatcctacattggtcctacatccatcctactttcatgaacaggatactactttggtccgacttcaatgatattcaatgggcctgaagtaggatcaatgtaggaccaaaagtagtacagggagcattttcaaagtcggaccgacttgtgtaggacgctacaagacgctctcatagggaaacattgaacacagagcaaagtaggatgaaagtagtgtagtagtgtgaacccagcctcaggcctgattcacacctatgcatttttagtgttttttgtttttagcagtTTGCCACTATTAACATGGTTTCTtatgctccattcacactaatgcttttttttggtgcattttgcagaaatgcagggacattttttaacatggtttcctatggaacatgttgacatcaatgcttttttgtgcctctgcgtttttggaaagggtcagagactttttttccagcaaaaatcagcgttttgcatgcaacagaattcaatggacctgcatccaaaacgcattttgccgccatttgcgtttttttttttcaacctgttcatagctggttgttaaaggaaatgtaaaaaaataaaaattactggcgaaaaaaaaaaacgcaaaacgcaaatcgcggtaaaaccgctgtaaaaacgcatgtcaaaaaacgtagcaagcaccgcaaaaagcattgcaaaaacgctcaaaagcaacatgcataggtgtgaaacgAGCctaatggaacacgttctgtagtacaaatctgcaaaatgcaaaaagcactaaaaatgcatgggtGTTAATccagcctaagacccctttcacactgaggagtttttcaggtggtacagcgctaaaaatagtgctgctataccgcctgaaaaactccttcactgcctactcaatgtgaaagccggagggctttcacactgaggcgatgcgctggcgggagagaaaaaaatcttctgtcagcagcatctttggagcggtgagaggagcggcatgtataccgctccttcccatttaaaacaatgggaaaccacagcaataccgcccgcaatgcgcctctgcaaaggcgcgttgcgggcggtattaaccctttatcggccgctaacggcggttaatactgcaccgctagcggccgaatcccgcggcaattccgacaggatagcgccgctatttttagcagcgctataccgccaccgtacctccactgccccatgtgaaaggggccttagttattttttgcactacagaacgtgttccataggaaacaatgttaaccactaaggctaggttcacacctaagcgaattgagtgcggtttcaaccgcatccaaatcgcaggacattttaaaatacattgttttcaatgaggctggttcacatatgtgcgatgcatccgcactgcgcattgcctccaaaccgcgtgcggtttttatgtcttgcggtgcggctcaggtgcgaattcagtcccattatcttctatgggtacgcatctaaatcGCAGGTGTGTTGCGGTTTGaacggaagtttttttttctcctccaccacctcccccttttcctaGTTCCTCCTCTGTCTGTTTCATGCTGCTGAGGTGAGTAGCCATGTCCAAAAAACGGAGCAAAAAAGTCACTGCTAAGGTGAAGGACTGTGTGGATTCCGAGGAGCTTATCCGCCTTGTCAGGGAGAACCCACAAATCTATGACACCCGGCATCCTAAATATAAGGACAATGTATTGAAAAAAACTACCTGGGTTGAAATTACCAAAAGCCTTTTGCCAGAGTGGAGCATGTGCTCATCCCAAGTTCAAGCTGACAAAGgtaagtttgttttattttttcattccctaACTTATTAAATTATAATTCTAAGTAGACCCCAATAACTACAGTGCATACCGCACACAAATCCAGAGCAGgcctttatccaagcatgcattcTGTGTGGACATGTAAAGTCTGCTAACCCATACCATGCCACATGTTTTATATCTTGGCATGGTGTTCCTAATGCACCCTGTCCCCGTGTTGCTGGTGGCACGTGACTCATTCCCACACCCTTGGTCATTGTTTGTATGAGTCTGCGTGTGTCTATCACCAAAATATGTAAACTCACTTTACCAAGTATGTGTGCAGATCCTTGGGGGAGTGACTATCTGTATTTGTCATCCTATTATGACGTTATTGGCCATGGTGGTCTTACAAAGACATCATCCTCTGTACAATGACACCCAGCAGAACACACATAACAGTATCACCAAGCcaatttttggtgtttttgtccAATTGCAGGTAGAGAATCACTTCGGAGTCCTTAATATGCTGCCAAAAGAtaactttaatctttttttttcaagatgCATTCAAATTACACATAGTGACATTTTTAGCTTAGTATTTTAGgttttaatatttaaagggccatatattttaatgacaacaccacatttattttttttaaattgcctgcATCTGCCAAGGTAACTCGCCAGCTGGCGATAGAAAGTAATTAAGAAATTGATCTCGAATCAATTTCCCACTGCTAGTGCCCCTAGTCAAACTCCACTGTGCCGCCTCCATATTATGCATCATGGAATCCTCATAATCAATTCCATCACGTTCTCGCACATAGTTGTGCAGTGCACACGCAGTTTTCACAGCAGAGACAGCATGCTCCAAACTGAGATTGATGGCGGTGTGCAATATTCTCCATTTATTGGCAAGAATTCCAAATGCACACTCTACTACTCGACGTGCCCTAGTGAGCCGAtaattaaatattcttttatcATTGCTCAGCGCTCTACTTGAGAATGGTCGAAGAAGATTTTTACCAAGGGCAAACGCTTCGTCCCCTACAAAAACAAATGGGAGGGCTGGCTCATTTGTTCCGGGCAAGGAGGAATCGTTTGGTAAATCCAGACTATTCGCCCTTATCATTCTCCCAAATGTGGAATGATTAAATACACCAGAATCAGAGCTGCTACCATAAGCACCCACATCAATATAAATGAAATTATATTTGGCATCTACCACTGCCATTAATACaaacgaaaaatattttttataattaaaaaactgaCTCCCACTATCAAATGGCCTCAGGATGCGTATGTGCTTGCCATCGATGGCTCCCACACAGTTTGGAAAATTACATCTCTCCCAGAATTCATCTGATATCTTCAACCAATCTTCTTTTGTAGGCTTTTTGAAGACCAATGGTTTTAGTACATTCCATATAACAAGGCATGTTTCATGTACAATGCCAGATATAGTTGATTTTCCAACCTTAAACTCATAGTGGAGACTTCCAAATGAATTTCCTGTAGCTAGGTACCTTGAACAAATaagaaatattaaataattattatcttctcttttttacagTGGTATACATCAAGAATCGTTGGCGAAGCATGCGTGATGCCTTCAAGAAATACAACAAACATCTAAGAGAAGTGAGGAGTGGCTCGGGGGCACCAGCTAGAGTACCCTATATGTATGCAGAGGACCTTGCCTTCTTGAAACCACTCATAGAGATGAGAGAGTAAGTTATCCTCTACATCATCTATGTATCGTGACTATATATTTAGCATTAGTaatgtttctattttttaataaaaacaggacCGAAGCAAGTTGGGACGAACAGGATGTCCTGGAGGATCAACCAGAGAGCCAATCTGAGGCCCAATCCGTGCCAGCAGTTTGCATTGATCCAAATGAGGAAATACCTGAAATGCCACTTGGGTCAGATCTATGGGTCACAAACCCAGAGACTGACTCTGGATTGCCTGAGCCTATGCCTGGACCCTCCTCAGCTCCAACAACCATTGCGCGGCCTGCCAAAGTGGCACGTAAGCGAACGCCAGTATCGCAGATGGACATAAGCGAGCGTCTTCTAGAGATGTTACAACAAATGGCTGGAAAGGTGGATGCTTTCTTATGTCCAGCTACAATACTGGCGCTTAATTTTGTACCATTGATCAAAAAAGTTGTACCTGAGAGATATTTAGAAATGCGAACCACAGTAGAACACGTTCTGCAGTCATTTACAGTGCCAAGCGAGCAACATACATTGGAAAGGCCATATGTAACTAAAGAAACAACACAGATACACTTACCAATGTCAGGCCAGTACCCAGACCCAGGAAACCAACCTTACCCCTATGTTCCTCCATCCTACACTTCAAGCTTTCAGGAGCCAACTTCAATATATGAGGTACAACAGAGGCGAACTCCATATCCCATCCCATCCACATTCCCTTCAATTATGCCACAAACACAAATGCAGGGGATgtatgtgccacagcaccatgggcctcagacacatgggcctcagacacatgggcctcagacacatgggcctcagacacatgggcctcagacacatgggcctcagacacatgggcctcagacacatgggccacagcaccatgtgcctcagcaccatggcccacagcaccatgtgcctcagcaacatggcccacagcaccatgtgcctcAGCACCATGTGCCTCAgcaacatggcccacagcaccatgtgcctcagcaacatggcccacagcaccatgtgccacagcaccatgtgcctcagcaacatggcccacagcaacatggcccacagcaccatggcccacagcaccatgtcGAGTCTAGCCATGCTTCAAGCACCGAGATTGATGAATCTACCTCAGCAAGTCAATACTCCTCAGACACACCATTATTTCCCAAAACATATCAACATCTCTAAAGTTTACGTTATGCCCACAGTAAACAAGCATGTGTGCATATTTTGAATCAAAGTTTAATCCAGAGGAAAACTTGAAGGcaaagtttatattttttatattagtccACGCAAAAATATGttgtctatttctttatttttgtgaaagaagtaaaaaataaatatatttttgggcatcTTATGTCTGGTTGTTCATTTATAAGTACAGATGTTGGATAGTTGAAACCAAAAATGAATACATGCTTCAACATCAATTTGAAAATGCACATAGGTGTGGAAAAGTACCTTAATGTGATTAATAATCTTTGTGCAGGCTGGATGCTTGCTCTGAAGCATGTGTTCTGGCGCTCCAAACTATGGTACGTTAGTCCTAACAATTCATCAAAacttcaaacaaaaataaaattttaaattaaaaatttaatatggaacaatggagaaagaaaatgttttgcaaaattaaataaataatcacCTGGTTATTGACATGCGTGTATAATTAAAAAACTTGTCCTCATGCCCACGGAGATCTTCATATAATATAATGAACTGCCCTCTTTCATCCCTATTTGCAATGATAGGATGAAcccagtatcttcttcttctactcctccttctcctcctttcaACTTCCAtcaagattgctgctgttgcAGCAACAACTGTAGGCATGATCATGGGCAGGGCAGCACACATTTCTTAGGAAATCCAAATCCTATTCCACACTATACTGAATGCTCGTGAAAAAGGAAGAGTTCAAGAAAGGTCACTCCCTTTTATTACCTACATCATCACACAGCTAACAATGATTGGCCCTCACCAAAAACGCAGCTcaagtaattattttttataaatcgcACCCGAtccgcagctaaaccgcagttgatccgcagaacaccctctagagaaattcgcaacgGGAACGCAActcaaaaacgcaacgcactagtgtgattccggccttaagccccggacctttaggcagctaaatgctcaggccaggttttgcgattcggcactgcgtcgctttaacagacaattgcgcggtcgtgcgatgtggctcccaaacaaaattggtgtccttttttccccacaaatagagctttctttttgtggtatttgatcacctctgcagtttttattttttgcgctataaacaagaataaagcgacaattttgaaaaaaatgcaatattttttactttttgctataataaatatcccccaaaaacatatataattttttttcccctcagtttaggccgatacgtattcttctacctatttttggtaaaaaaaaatcgcaataagcgtttatcgattggtttgcgcaaaatttatagcgtttacaaaataggggatagttttattttttacattttttttactactaatggcggggatcagcgattttttttttcgtgactgcgacattatggcggacacttcgggcaattttgacacatttttgggaccattgtcattttcacagcaaaaaatgcatttaaattgcattgtttattgtgaaaatgacagttgcagtttgggagttaaccacaggaggctctgaaggagttagggttcacctagtgtgtgtttacaactgtaggggggtgtggctgtaggtctgacgtcatcgatcgagtctccctataaaagggatcactcgatcgatgcatccgccacagtgaagcacggggaagccgtgtttacatacgactctccccgttcttcagctccggggagcgatcgtgagggggcggctagaaacgaatagccgcgccctcgtccctggtcgctccccgcgggttaccgaccgccgcatgtaccggggggggggtcccgatcggacccccgacccacggaaaggtggggacgtacatgtacgcccatatgcctgtacgtgccattctgtggacgtatatgtacatgcggcaggcGTTAACaggttaaatgaactgtagtgcaaatctgcaaaatgcaaaaagcaccaaaacagcataggtgtgaatccagcctaaggctggattcacacctatgcatgttgcttttgagcgttctTGCAGTGCTTTTTtaggtgcttgctgcgttttttgacctGCGTTTTTACCGGGATttgctcttttttatttatttttttagccggcaatttttattttgttatatttcCTTTAACagccagctataaacaggtaaaaaaaaaaaacacaaaccgctgcaaaatcacggtaaaaacgtGGTTACTTGCGTTTTGGCTGATTTTTGCGGGATAAAAAGTCCCGACCCTtttcaaaaacgcagaggcacaaaaaagcattgatgtgaacatgttccataggaaaccatgttaaaaaatttccctgcatttctgcaaaatgcatcaaaaaacacattagtgtgaatggagccttatacaGAAAAAAGGTGACTGAAGTACCAGTAAAAGGGAAGCTGCTTTCACAGGACACactctgggcctgatttactatgctctgtgcgctgcgctggttcatgcgttaattagtactccgggtggaggcttaattcggcgcatgaaccagcgtagcagccggcgcattgaaactaatatgtaaagccgcgccgaactccctatagaagtctatgggagaaatcaaaagtgttcattttaaaggctaatctgcaagtt
This sequence is a window from Rana temporaria chromosome 10, aRanTem1.1, whole genome shotgun sequence. Protein-coding genes within it:
- the LOC120916522 gene encoding protein ANTAGONIST OF LIKE HETEROCHROMATIN PROTEIN 1-like translates to MCAALPMIMPTVVAATAAILMEVERRRRRSRRRRYWVHPIIANRDERGQFIILYEDLRGHEDKFFNYTRMSITSFDELLGLTYHSLERQNTCFRASIQPAQRLLITLRYLATGNSFGSLHYEFKVGKSTISGIVHETCLVIWNVLKPLVFKKPTKEDWLKISDEFWERCNFPNCVGAIDGKHIRILRPFDSGSQFFNYKKYFSFVLMAVVDAKYNFIYIDVGAYGSSSDSGVFNHSTFGRMIRANSLDLPNDSSLPGTNEPALPFVFVGDEAFALGKNLLRPFSSRALSNDKRIFNYRLTRARRVVECAFGILANKWRILHTAINLSLEHAVSAVKTACALHNYVRERDGIDYEDSMMHNMEAAQWSLTRGTSSGKLIRDQFLNYFLSPAGELPWQMQAI